The proteins below come from a single Candidatus Rokuibacteriota bacterium genomic window:
- a CDS encoding CDGSH iron-sulfur domain-containing protein, giving the protein MARLVKHDRSEPYKVEQGGQTIWVCGCGLSKNKPFCDGSHKKTRDEEAGAVYLYDAQGRVKVPAEY; this is encoded by the coding sequence GTGGCCAGACTCGTGAAGCACGACCGGAGCGAGCCGTACAAAGTCGAGCAGGGCGGCCAGACGATCTGGGTCTGCGGCTGCGGGCTGTCCAAGAACAAACCCTTCTGCGACGGTTCTCACAAGAAGACCCGCGACGAGGAGGCGGGCGCGGTGTACCTGTACGACGCCCAGGGCCGGGTGAAGGTGCCCGCGGAGTATTGA